The following are encoded together in the Streptococcus oralis genome:
- a CDS encoding iron ABC transporter ATP-binding protein, whose translation MKLENIDKSIQKQDILQDISLEVSPQKLTAFIGPNGAGKSTLLSIMSRLTKKDQGILSIKGREIESWNSQELAKELTILKQKINYQAKLTVEELVSFGRFPYSRGRLKAEDWEKIRETLDYLELTSLKDRYIDSLSGGQLQRVFIAMVLAQDTDFILLDEPLNNLDIKQSVSMMQILRQLVEELGKTIIIVLHDINMASQYADEIVAFKDGQVFCKGTTAQIMQTDLLSQLYEIPITLADINGKKICIYS comes from the coding sequence GTGAAACTGGAAAACATTGACAAATCCATTCAAAAACAGGATATTTTGCAAGACATTTCCCTTGAAGTCAGTCCTCAGAAACTGACAGCCTTCATTGGTCCAAATGGTGCTGGAAAATCAACTCTTCTCTCCATCATGAGCAGACTGACCAAGAAAGATCAGGGAATCCTCAGTATCAAAGGGCGTGAAATCGAGAGTTGGAATTCGCAAGAACTAGCCAAAGAGCTCACCATCCTAAAGCAGAAGATCAATTACCAAGCCAAATTGACCGTTGAAGAACTAGTCAGCTTTGGACGTTTTCCCTACAGCCGTGGTCGACTGAAGGCAGAAGACTGGGAAAAAATCCGAGAAACCCTGGACTACCTGGAACTGACAAGCTTAAAAGACCGCTACATCGATAGTCTGTCTGGTGGACAGTTGCAACGTGTCTTTATCGCTATGGTACTGGCCCAGGATACAGACTTTATCTTGCTAGACGAACCGCTCAATAATCTCGATATCAAGCAAAGTGTCAGCATGATGCAGATCCTTCGGCAACTGGTGGAGGAACTTGGCAAAACCATTATCATCGTCCTCCACGATATCAATATGGCTAGCCAATATGCGGATGAAATTGTTGCCTTCAAGGACGGTCAAGTCTTTTGCAAGGGAACGACTGCTCAAATCATGCAGACTGACCTGCTCAGTCAACTCTATGAGATTCCCATCACGTTGGCTGATATCAATGGCAAAAAGATCTGTATCTATAGCTAG
- the yidD gene encoding membrane protein insertion efficiency factor YidD, whose protein sequence is MKRILIAPVRFYQRFISPAFPPSCRFEPTCSNYMIQAIEKHGFKGVLMGLARIFRCHPWSPIGKDPVPDHFSLRRNQEKK, encoded by the coding sequence ATGAAACGAATCTTAATAGCGCCAGTACGCTTTTACCAACGTTTTATCTCACCAGCCTTTCCACCCTCTTGTCGCTTTGAGCCGACTTGTTCCAACTACATGATTCAGGCTATTGAAAAACATGGCTTCAAGGGTGTTCTGATGGGCTTGGCTCGAATTTTCCGATGCCATCCTTGGTCGCCAATAGGAAAAGATCCTGTCCCAGACCACTTTTCTCTCAGACGAAATCAAGAAAAAAAATAA
- a CDS encoding siderophore ABC transporter substrate-binding protein, whose protein sequence is MKTSLKLYLTALVASFLLLLGACSTNTNSTTSKTESSSSAPTEITIKSSLDEVKLSKVPEKIVTFDLGAADTIRALGFEKNIVGMPTKTVPTYLKDLAGNVNNVGSMVEPDLEAIAALEPDLIIASPRTQKFVDKFKEIAPTVLFQASKDDYWTSTKANIESLASAFGETGTQKAKEELANLDKSIQEVATKNESSDKKALAILLNEGKMAAFGAQSRFSFLYQTLKFKPTDTQFEDSRHGQEVSFESVKEINPDILFVINRTLAIGGDNSSNDGVLENALIAETPAAKNGKIIQLTPDLWYLSGGGLESTKLMIEDAQKALK, encoded by the coding sequence ATGAAAACATCCCTTAAACTTTATCTTACTGCCCTAGTGGCCAGCTTCTTGCTCCTACTTGGTGCATGTAGTACAAATACAAACTCAACCACTAGTAAGACGGAGTCAAGTAGCTCTGCTCCAACAGAGATAACCATTAAAAGTTCACTAGACGAGGTCAAACTTTCAAAGGTTCCTGAAAAGATTGTGACCTTTGATCTCGGTGCTGCGGATACTATTCGCGCTTTAGGTTTTGAAAAGAATATCGTCGGAATGCCGACAAAAACTGTTCCGACTTACCTAAAAGATCTTGCGGGAAATGTCAACAATGTGGGTTCTATGGTTGAGCCAGACCTAGAAGCCATTGCTGCTCTTGAGCCGGATCTGATTATCGCTTCTCCACGTACCCAAAAATTCGTAGACAAGTTCAAAGAAATTGCTCCAACTGTTCTCTTCCAAGCAAGCAAGGACGACTACTGGACTTCTACCAAGGCTAACATCGAATCTCTAGCAAGTGCCTTTGGTGAAACTGGTACACAGAAAGCCAAAGAAGAATTAGCTAACCTAGACAAGAGCATCCAAGAAGTCGCTACTAAAAACGAAAGTTCTGACAAAAAAGCCCTTGCTATCCTCCTCAATGAAGGAAAAATGGCTGCCTTTGGTGCCCAATCTCGTTTCTCTTTCTTGTACCAAACCTTGAAATTCAAGCCAACAGATACTCAATTTGAAGACTCTCGCCACGGACAAGAAGTCAGCTTTGAAAGTGTCAAAGAAATCAATCCTGACATCCTCTTTGTCATCAACCGTACCCTTGCCATCGGTGGGGACAACTCTAGCAACGATGGCGTCCTAGAAAATGCCCTCATCGCTGAAACTCCTGCTGCTAAAAATGGAAAAATTATCCAACTAACACCAGACCTCTGGTATCTAAGCGGAGGCGGTCTTGAATCAACCAAACTCATGATTGAAGACGCACAAAAAGCTTTGAAATAA